A single region of the Mustela lutreola isolate mMusLut2 chromosome 2, mMusLut2.pri, whole genome shotgun sequence genome encodes:
- the CEP19 gene encoding centrosomal protein of 19 kDa, with protein MMCTAKKCGIRFQPPAIILIYENETKGKRRQRIMPVRNFSKFSDCNRAAEQLKNNPRHKSYLEQVSLRQLEKLFIFLRGYLLGQSLAETMEQIQRETTIDPEEDLNKLDDKELAKRKSIMDELFEKNQKKKDDPDFVYDIEVEFPQDEQLQSCGWDTESADEF; from the exons ATGATGTGCACTGCCAAGAAATGTGGAATTAGGTTCCAGCCTCCAGCTATTATCTTAATCTATGAGAATGAAACGAAGGGAAAACGTCGCCAACGCATCATGCCAGTCCGAAACTTTTCAAAGTTTTCAG ATTGCAACAGAGCTGCTGAACAATTAAAGAATAATCCGCGACACAAGAGTTACCTGGAACAAGTGTCCCTGAGGCAGCTAGAgaagttattcatttttttacGAGGTTACTTGTTGGGGCAGAGTTTGGCAGAAACAATGGAACAAATTCAACGGGAAACAACAATTGATCCTGAGGAAGACCTGAACAAACTAGATGATAAGGAACTTGCTAAGAGAAAGAGCATCATGGATgaactttttgagaaaaatcaGAAGAAGAAGGATGATCCAGATTTCGTTTATGACATTGAAGTTGAATTCCCACAGGATGAACAGTTGCAGTCTTGCGGCTGGGACACAGAGTCAGCTGACGAGTTCTGA